A genomic window from Anticarsia gemmatalis isolate Benzon Research Colony breed Stoneville strain chromosome 22, ilAntGemm2 primary, whole genome shotgun sequence includes:
- the blo gene encoding bloated translates to MTDEIVKSDNAEDGDKVADTETKENKPRTVSFNRDVHIKRFDKPRVSRTASSEQPPLIRKEPFTHLSKEELIEEANKVRAQAQGIKCTSDHPPEKFFSLPHRRKKDNRVGRRNSDDGTPDKTPLGRSTSDVGSKKRKERTSLSTLFRRAQRTKSPDAPVAKPVVVKRSKSDVSDLKSNTNLNTQNKPVRKRSGSETEEFLKSLRNKKTQLSPIIESSPRDDYFKKTSPLDLYQKQKSALKEEKTEDKKPTDNSKKVNPVEKPPRYNKGAEKSEPKAPVRSKRGKSQEKEKEKSPQITDTPKRKTEVKKTLLVDEIDSVKPKEPVDVKDRIKDSIRKIEENVYAGKDMIHSSQQPPDKPPLTRGHTVDHLVRILKEDQTGPPPKSHLISPPNGTNVNQPFSYLKPSVSPDPNLFVRNTSPERQPSPVNKMNKGVVYAHVVRDQESNMNRINKQTVHKTYSPSREKYGNFSDEDEGLGYEDRHKVPNTRMYDYDYKNNNNENDNHNNFEVYNITDSPIRPRFREYKLTNFEDFEPTYANEYAPKDKSPDPIDKFRGRADGMDTKKKQYEPEAAKVDLDFNELSHRRQLLESRLNARRIEREKPVEEPVLRYLAEDPIYEAEKRMQATERYVNETVRYYRNTLERDGFAESSVTEDYNKYDSDNHKIKYNTESRLYHKVPKGEVDRREFIDRIEPRFKGNKKDFPPEPEYEPPSLESNVGKPVLTPDEYKEKKYKVKKQLTSSHDALQTGQKYKVKDEWFGKRKGHYASNPEIAQEREEEYANLPKYADSYHSLRRVKNKDRYREDFGMRRHDSGDSREYYRDDRSPRRFDIDNRLVDSGIENDFRKDSSGEIHRTRHRRHESDDDVRDTSLFLASERRHTEDNHPSEQIYANGEYLARFKDYRDDGYRKEYGRDRSVDGGSHFEPKLDRYDKSPSGLDDKVSAKPPKAKKLSGLEKMKQLFSRDSSKKSKKEKEPVQSKTRTRVLKSPEHLARDDSDYRRYTDPEPSDIVVKKLDYECKSDERRYRSSREDLDRYRSSPRDSELGGKYREPDFDGRYDRTLKEERRYKERKAEARRYNSSDRESDRQSRPSDGESDLRKSRARPSAVESSLRKSRSRPLDSPALAERNRGRRRLATPSPTPSPPRRQAAPTPTNNSGWFKSLDRLTSRKKGKNTKIEKESTMTTEDESPRKPYTKPSKPLNSPAKNLRFFGDTDPDSDANIKTEKRYTTKHSTLRKTTSNSSTGLDEVDHSELSHKSYSLSNLNREDKSESPHTKHYKRNLQNISEIQSNSETESAFDRKVNSKPPISPYERSRSHSSSKTLKGSKGDVRRRQDDRGSSSELRGSKQELNNTLKHRRRTPVTNSAESSTEGDSSHQSQRSVVYLHATTVGDIPDPGRLTRNRSRDDVSSVNSSNLQVRSTTKSFSIFAPWTPKHYNDQHDVHYAQRPRKVKPKEIVKKTTSKTDDRPATLQKNKSYSQTTLTRRPQNNRLTSSSTTLYKKPEKRTPSTNGNSTMRKSVARDGKKTQSSEVINRDSDRERLSRSISMPKDNNKKAGWFKLSSKNKKPEINTRVR, encoded by the exons ATGACTGATGAAATTGTCAAGTCGGATAATGCCGAAGATGGCGATAAGGTAGCCGATACCGAAACGAAAGAGAATAAACCAAGAACTGTATCGTTTAATAGAGACGTACATATCAAAAGATTCG ATAAGCCGCGGGTTTCGCGGACTGCCTCATCAGAACAACCGCCCTTGATTAGAAAGGAACCATTCACTCATCTGTCTAAAGAAGAATTGATTGAAGAAGCTAACAAAGTAAGAGCTCAAGCTCAAGGCATCAAGTGTACATCAGACCATCCCCCTGAGAAGTTCTTCTCTCTACCACACAGAAGAAAGAAGGACAACAGAGTAGGAAGAAGAAACAGTGACGACGGGACACCAGACAAGACTCCTCTAGGAAGGTCTACGAGCGATGTAGGCAGTAAGAAGAGGAAAGAACGAACTTCACTGTCCACTCTTTTCAGAAGAGCACAGAGAACTAAGAGTCCTGATGCACCTGTTGCCAAGCCTGTAGTCGTTAAACGAAGTAAAAGTGACGTAAGCGACTTGAAGTCTAACACTAACTTGAACACACAAAACAAACCAGTGAGGAAAAGGTCAGGCAGTGAAACAGAAGAGTTCCTTAAATCTTTGAGAAATAAGAAGACTCAGCTATCTCCGATCATTGAAAGTTCTCCGAGAGACGACTACTTCAAGAAGACGTCTCCTTTAGATTTGTATCAGAAGCAAAAATCAGCTCTTAAAGAAGAAAAAACTGAAGACAAAAAGCCTACTGATAATAGTAAAAAAGTTAATCCGGTTGAAAAACCGCCACGATACAATAAAGGTGCAGAGAAATCTGAACCAAAGGCGCCTGTTAGATCTAAAAGAGGTAAATCACAGGAGAAAGAAAAAGAGAAATCACCTCAAATAACTGACACGCCTAAGCGTAAAACTGAGGTGAAGAAAACTTTACTAGTTGATGAAATAGACTCAGTCAAACCTAAAGAACCAGTGGACGTCAAAGATAGGATAAAAGATAGCATCAGAAAAATCGAGGAGAACGTTTATGCTGGTAAAGACATGATACATAGCAGCCAGCAACCGCCTGACAAGCCGCCTTTGACCAGAGGGCACACTGTCGATCATTTAGTTAGAATACTAAAGGAGGATCAAACCGGACCACCTCCAAAATCACATTTGATCTCACCACCCAACGGAACGAATGTAAATCAGCCATTTTCTTACCTTAAGCCTAGTGTGAGCCCTGATCCTAATCTATTCGTAAGAAATACTAGTCCCGAACGACAACCGTCGCCagtgaataaaatgaataaaggaGTGGTTTACGCGCATGTCGTAAGAGATCAAGAAAGCAATATGAACAGAATCAATAAACAGACTGTCCACAAGACTTATTCGCCATCCAGAGAGAAATATGGCAACTTTTCCGATGAAGACGAAGGTTTAGGTTACGAAGACAGACACAAGGTTCCCAACACTCGAATGTACGACTacgattacaaaaataataataatgaaaatgataACCATAACAACTTTGAAGTTTATAACATTACTGATTCGCCCATACGACCGAGATTTAGAGAATATAAACTGACAAATTTCGAAGATTTTGAACCTACTTACGCTAATGAGTATGCTCCCAAAGATAAGTCGCCCGATCCTATTGACAAATTCAGAGGTAGAGCTGATGGTATGGACACGAAGAAGAAACAATACGAACCAGAAGCTGCTAAAGTTGACTTAGATTTCAACGAGCTAAGTCATAGACGTCAACTATTGGAGTCACGACTGAATGCTCGACGTATTGAGCGTGAAAAACCTGTTGAAGAACCTGTACTGAGGTACTTAGCCGAAGATCCGATATACGAAGCAGAGAAGCGAATGCAAGCTACTGAGAGGTACGTGAACGAAACAGTACGCTACTACCGCAACACGCTAGAAAGGGACGGCTTCGCTGAAAGCAGTGTCACTGAGGACTACAACAAATATGACTCAGACAACCACAAGATCAAATACAATACAGAATCCAGGTTGTATCATAAAGTTCCTAAAGGAGAGGTGGACAGAAGGGAATTTATTGATAGAATAGAACCTAGGTTCAAAGGCAATAAGAAAGACTTCCCACCAGAACCTGAATACGAACCGCCAAGCTTGGAATCAAATGTTGGTAAGCCGGTACTAACGCCGGACGAGTATAAGGAGAAGAAGTACAAAGTGAAAAAGCAGCTCACTTCTAGTCATGATGCACTTCAAACTGGTCaaaagtataaagtaaaagACGAATGGTTTGGCAAGAGGAAAGGACATTACGCTTCCAATCCTGAGATAGCTCAAGAGAGAGAGGAGGAATACGCCAATCTTCCCAAGTACGCTGATTCTTATCACTCTTTACGTCGAGTAAAGAATAAGGATAGGTACAGAGAAGACTTTGGTATGAGACGTCATGATTCCGGCGACAGTCGTGAATACTATAGGGACGACAGATCTCCTCGCCGCTTTGATATTGACAACAGGTTGGTAGACTCGGGGATTGAGAACGACTTTAGGAAAGATTCGAGTGGAGAAATTCATAGAACTCGTCACCGCAGACACGAGAGTGATGATGACGTCAGAGACACGTCACTGTTTTTGGCTAGTGAAAGAAGACATACTGAAGACAATCATCCAAGCGAACAGATTTACGCTAACGGAGAATATCTGGCAAGATTCAAAGATTACAGGGATGACGGTTACAGGAAGGAGTACGGAAGAGATAGAAGTGTTGACGGAGGGTCTCATTTCGAGCCAAAACTTGACAGATATGATAAGAGTCCTAGTGGACTCGATGATAAAGTGAGTGCGAAGCCGCCTAAAGCGAAGAAGTTATCTGGACTCGAAAAG aTGAAACAGCTATTCTCTCGCGACTCTTCGAAGAAGAGCAAGAAAGAGAAGGAACCTGTCCAGTCGAAGACACGCACACGGGTACTCAAGAGCCCTGAACATCTTGCCAGAGATGACTCCGATTATAGAag GTATACAGATCCAGAGCCCAGTGACATAGTGGTGAAGAAGTTGGACTATGAGTGCAAGTCAGATGAGAGGAGGTACCGCAGCTCCAGGGAGGACCTGGACAGGTACCGGAGCTCCCCCCGGGACAGTGAGCTTGGGGGAAAGTACAGGGAACCTGACTTCGATGGCAG ATACGACAGAACATTGAAAGAGGAAAGAAGATACAAAGAGCGTAAAGCAGAAGCGAGAAGATACAACTCCTCGGACAGGGAGAGTGACAGACAGTCGAGGCCGTCTGACGGAGAGAGTGACCTTCGCAAGTCGAGGGCCAGACCTTCGGCAGTCGAGAGCAGCTTGAGGAAGTCGAGGTCCAGACCCTTGGACTCACCGGCGCTG gCGGAGAGAAATCGCGGTAGACGTAGGCTAGCAACACCGAGCCCCACTCCATCACCACCGCGCCGGCAAGCCGCCCCCACCCCTACTAATAATAGTGGCTGGTTCAAATCACTCGACAGACTCACTAGCAGGAAGAAAGGAAAGAATACTAAG ATTGAGAAGGAGAGCACAATGACGACAGAAGACGAATCTCCTCGCAAGCCTTACACAAAGCCGAGCAAACCTCTAAACTCACCGGCTAAAAACTTACGTTTCTTCGGCGACACAGACCCAGACTCAGACGCAAACATCAAAACAGAAAAACGATACACAACAAAACACAGCACTTTGAGAAAAACCACTTCAAACTCGAGCACCGGCCTCGACGAGGTAGACCACAGCGAACTCTCACACAAAAGCTACTCTCTGTCAAATCTGAATAGAGAAGACAAAAGCGAATCGCCACACACGAAACATTACAAACGGAATCTACAAAACATATCAGAGATACAGAGTAACTCGGAGACAGAGAGTGCGTTTGACAGGAAGGTGAATAGCAAACCTCCGATCAGCCCTTACGAGAGGTCGAGGAGTCATAGCAGCTCGAAGACACTGAAGGGCTCGAAGGGTGACGTGAGGAGGCGACAGGACGATAGAGGCAGCTCCTCTGAGCTAAGAGGAAGCAAACAGGAACTAAATAACACTTTGAA gCATCGGCGCAGGACGCCGGTGACAAACTCCGCGGAGAGCAGCACTGAAGGAGACTCGAGCCATCAATCACAACGTAGCGTCGTATATTTACACGCTACTACTG TCGGTGACATCCCCGACCCCGGCCGGTTGACGCGCAACCGTTCCCGTGACGACGTCTCCTCAGTCAACTCCTCAAACCTTCAAGTTCGCAGCACCACAAAAAGCTTCTCAATATTCGCTCCGTGGACCCCGAAGCATTATAACGACCAACACGACGTGCACTACGCGCAGCGACCAAGAAAAGTAAAACCTAAAGAAATTGTTAAAAAGACAACCTCAAAAACTGACGACAGGCCGGCaacgttacaaaaaaataaatcgtATAGTCAAACAACTCTAACACGACGACCACAAAACAATCGACTGACCAGCTCTAGCACAACACTATACAAGAAACCAGAAAAAAGAACTCCTTCAACCAATGGCAACTCTACTATGCGAAAGTCCGTAGCTAGAGACGGTAAAAAAACTCAATCGAGTGAAGTAATTAATCGAGACAGCGATCGTGAGAGGCTTTCTCGATCAATATCTATGCCTAAGGACAACAATAAAAAAGCTGGCTGGTTTAAATtgtcaagtaaaaataaaaaaccagaAATAAACACTAGAGTTCGCtaa